A single genomic interval of Spirosoma linguale DSM 74 harbors:
- a CDS encoding transcriptional regulator, TetR family (PFAM: regulatory protein TetR~KEGG: mxa:MXAN_4471 TetR family transcriptional regulator) has product MGVSERKAREKEELRNLILEGAMKLFAEKGVANVTIRNIADAVEYSVGTVYVYFKDKNAILHALHTKGFLELRDRFLVLLNVANPMERLKAAGKVYIQFAQEQSDMYDLMFNTQAPMDFVKEGDGDVWNEGKATFGFLRTMIQDCQAAGHFDGHDPEALSFLIWSIVHGMCSLRISCRTDVVNLEQPTTQGYAEFLRMLDKF; this is encoded by the coding sequence ATGGGTGTCAGCGAACGGAAAGCACGCGAGAAAGAAGAACTACGGAACCTGATTCTGGAAGGAGCCATGAAGCTCTTTGCCGAAAAGGGCGTAGCTAACGTGACGATCCGGAACATTGCCGATGCCGTGGAGTACAGCGTCGGGACGGTGTATGTCTATTTCAAAGATAAAAACGCTATTCTGCACGCCCTTCACACCAAGGGATTTCTGGAGCTGCGCGACCGGTTTCTGGTCCTGCTGAACGTGGCAAATCCGATGGAACGGCTAAAAGCTGCGGGTAAAGTGTATATTCAATTTGCTCAGGAGCAGTCTGATATGTACGATCTGATGTTCAATACACAGGCTCCGATGGATTTCGTAAAAGAAGGCGATGGTGATGTGTGGAACGAAGGGAAAGCAACCTTTGGCTTCCTGCGGACCATGATTCAGGACTGTCAGGCAGCTGGGCATTTTGACGGGCATGACCCCGAAGCTCTATCCTTTCTGATCTGGAGTATCGTGCATGGGATGTGTAGCCTGAGAATCTCGTGCCGTACCGACGTGGTTAATCTCGAACAGCCCACCACGCAGGGTTACGCCGAATTTTTGCGAATGCTGGATAAGTTTTAA
- a CDS encoding protein of unknown function DUF608 (PFAM: protein of unknown function DUF608~KEGG: hypothetical protein), with protein sequence MKKVIVLLLVFAAFTVKAQSSLWHPQAWPVLKRYDQQHLTRIALPLGGIGTGTVSLGGRGQLQDWEIMNRPAKGYSTVLTGNTAPFFAIHVLETKKTKALLGPLESHEYQHMEGRPVDHHGLPRFANASFETAYPFGQVNLSDATMPVSVRIKGFNPLVPTDADASGLPIAVLTYEVTNTGNQPITVSVCGSMHNFIGRDGSKNHKSWKGELEPQGAKQNRNQFRQENGLTGIYMYSDGVDKADAAWGTVALTTAESQGVSYRTSSVTNAWENALLDFWDDFSDDGKLTEKTTPADEDPMASLAVQKTIGPNQTQAFTFFLTWHFPNRFGWSKERVGNYYTTQYNDAWAVADKTVPLLPKLEQKTLQFVNALVQSSYPDEVKEAALFNTSTLRSQTVFRTEDGRMFGWEGIMDDVGSCQGSCTHVWNYEQATPFLFGNLAKTMRDVEFNYAMDDTGLMSFRVGLPLKKGFGGGVAAADGQMGTIMKFYRDWQLSGDTDFLRRYWPQVKQALAFAWVPGGWDANRDGVMEGAQHNTMDVEYFGPNPQMQLWYLGALKAASAMATAMNDRSFAQTCDQIFQKGSTWTDANLFNGDYYEQQVISPAGHLIAKGTFSGFNKVEQNDPAYQLAKGCLVDQLVGQFMAHVCGLGYLVNPDHIKTTLKSILKYNYRASMTDHFNNMRSYALGDEASLLMASWPKGRPKVPFPYFSEVMTGFEYTAAIGMLYENQTEPGLLCIRNIRNRFDGSKRNPFDEAECGHHYARAMVSWATTLALSGFQYSGVSQVMQFNGQEGTYFWSNGYAWGTCTKTKQANKLQVTLTVLQGQLPLKSLEIGDKRLVARSLKEGESFAGTLNYLSNK encoded by the coding sequence ATGAAAAAAGTAATAGTTCTGCTCTTAGTCTTCGCAGCTTTTACCGTAAAAGCTCAGTCCTCGCTATGGCATCCTCAAGCCTGGCCGGTATTAAAACGCTACGACCAGCAACACCTCACCCGCATTGCCTTACCGCTGGGTGGCATTGGTACCGGAACTGTCTCCCTGGGCGGACGTGGGCAGTTGCAGGATTGGGAAATTATGAACCGCCCCGCCAAAGGGTACAGCACTGTCCTGACGGGTAATACCGCGCCCTTCTTCGCCATTCATGTGCTGGAAACCAAAAAGACGAAAGCTCTGCTGGGGCCGCTCGAATCGCATGAGTACCAGCATATGGAAGGTCGCCCGGTCGATCATCATGGCTTGCCCCGCTTTGCCAACGCCAGTTTTGAAACGGCGTACCCCTTCGGGCAGGTCAATCTGAGCGATGCCACCATGCCCGTTTCAGTACGCATAAAAGGGTTCAACCCACTCGTTCCCACCGATGCCGACGCCAGTGGATTACCCATTGCGGTCCTGACGTATGAAGTAACCAACACCGGAAACCAACCCATCACCGTTTCTGTTTGTGGGTCGATGCACAATTTTATCGGGCGTGATGGCAGCAAAAATCACAAATCCTGGAAAGGCGAACTGGAGCCACAGGGAGCTAAACAGAACCGCAATCAGTTCCGGCAGGAAAACGGCCTTACCGGTATCTATATGTATTCCGATGGGGTCGATAAAGCCGATGCGGCCTGGGGTACCGTTGCCCTTACCACTGCCGAATCGCAGGGCGTTAGTTACCGTACTTCCTCCGTCACCAATGCCTGGGAAAACGCCCTGCTCGATTTCTGGGATGATTTCAGCGACGACGGCAAATTAACCGAAAAGACGACCCCGGCCGATGAAGACCCGATGGCTTCGCTGGCGGTGCAGAAGACAATCGGGCCGAACCAAACGCAGGCGTTCACGTTCTTCCTGACCTGGCACTTCCCCAACCGCTTCGGCTGGTCGAAGGAGCGGGTTGGTAATTACTACACCACGCAGTACAATGATGCCTGGGCGGTCGCCGATAAAACTGTTCCGCTTTTGCCGAAACTAGAGCAGAAAACCCTGCAATTCGTCAACGCCCTTGTTCAAAGCAGCTACCCCGACGAGGTAAAAGAAGCGGCTTTGTTCAACACCAGTACGTTGCGCTCGCAAACGGTTTTCCGCACCGAAGATGGGCGCATGTTTGGCTGGGAAGGTATTATGGACGATGTGGGTTCCTGCCAGGGATCGTGTACCCACGTCTGGAATTACGAACAGGCGACACCCTTTTTGTTTGGCAATCTGGCAAAAACCATGCGGGATGTTGAGTTCAACTATGCCATGGATGATACCGGCTTGATGAGCTTCCGGGTGGGTTTACCGCTGAAAAAAGGCTTTGGTGGTGGCGTAGCGGCTGCCGATGGGCAGATGGGTACGATCATGAAGTTTTACCGCGACTGGCAGCTTTCCGGCGATACAGATTTTCTACGCCGGTACTGGCCGCAGGTGAAACAGGCGCTGGCATTTGCCTGGGTGCCCGGTGGCTGGGATGCCAACCGGGATGGGGTTATGGAAGGCGCGCAACATAATACGATGGATGTAGAGTATTTCGGCCCCAATCCGCAAATGCAACTCTGGTACCTGGGTGCACTGAAGGCCGCTTCGGCAATGGCAACGGCCATGAATGATCGTTCGTTTGCCCAGACCTGTGATCAGATTTTCCAGAAAGGAAGCACCTGGACGGATGCCAACCTGTTCAATGGCGACTATTACGAACAACAGGTCATTTCGCCAGCGGGACACCTCATTGCAAAGGGAACGTTTTCGGGTTTCAACAAGGTGGAACAGAACGATCCGGCTTACCAGTTAGCCAAAGGTTGCCTGGTCGATCAACTGGTGGGGCAGTTCATGGCGCACGTTTGCGGACTGGGGTATCTGGTCAACCCGGACCATATAAAAACGACGCTGAAATCCATCCTGAAATACAACTACCGGGCCTCCATGACCGACCATTTCAACAATATGCGGTCGTATGCGCTGGGTGATGAAGCGTCGCTGCTAATGGCCAGTTGGCCCAAAGGACGGCCCAAAGTACCGTTCCCCTACTTCTCCGAAGTGATGACCGGCTTCGAGTACACGGCGGCCATTGGCATGTTGTACGAAAACCAGACCGAGCCGGGTCTGCTCTGCATCCGCAATATCCGCAACCGGTTCGACGGCAGCAAACGCAACCCATTCGACGAAGCAGAGTGCGGCCACCATTATGCCCGCGCCATGGTTAGCTGGGCCACCACTCTGGCCCTGAGCGGGTTTCAGTATTCGGGCGTAAGTCAGGTTATGCAGTTCAACGGTCAGGAGGGTACTTACTTTTGGTCGAACGGCTACGCCTGGGGAACGTGTACCAAGACGAAACAAGCTAATAAATTACAGGTCACGCTAACGGTTCTACAGGGTCAGCTACCACTTAAGAGCCTGGAAATTGGTGACAAACGACTGGTTGCCAGAAGCTTGAAAGAAGGCGAAAGTTTTGCCGGTACGCTGAATTACTTGAGTAATAAGTAA
- a CDS encoding short-chain dehydrogenase/reductase SDR (PFAM: short-chain dehydrogenase/reductase SDR; KR domain protein~KEGG: met:M446_2996 short-chain dehydrogenase/reductase SDR), producing MTLSTREQQRLFKNYGTWAIVTGATSGIGLELVTQLAEAGFSLILNARNEAALTQLAAKLQNQHPIQVRTVAADISDPATIQRLLDITADLPIGLLIASAGFGTSGPLIDGTLADELAMVRVNCTSLLAVTYHFAQRFSEQGRGGIVLLSSLVAFQGVPYSANYAATKAYVQSLAEGLARELQPSGVSVLAAAPGPVKSGFGDRANMRMNMALTPQQVGIPILRALGRQTTVLPGLLTKLLTYSLRTVPRWAKIRIMEQVMGGMTQHQRTSV from the coding sequence ATGACTTTATCGACCCGCGAACAGCAGCGCCTGTTCAAAAACTATGGCACATGGGCTATCGTTACCGGGGCTACCTCCGGCATCGGTCTCGAACTGGTGACCCAACTCGCCGAAGCTGGCTTTTCGCTGATCCTGAACGCCCGTAACGAAGCCGCATTGACCCAACTGGCTGCGAAGCTCCAGAACCAACACCCTATACAGGTACGTACCGTTGCCGCCGACATTTCTGATCCGGCCACGATCCAGCGCCTGCTCGATATTACGGCCGATCTACCCATTGGCCTGCTCATCGCGTCGGCGGGGTTCGGTACGTCGGGACCGCTCATCGACGGTACGCTGGCCGACGAACTGGCCATGGTGCGCGTCAACTGTACGTCGTTGCTGGCCGTAACGTACCATTTCGCCCAGCGCTTTTCGGAGCAGGGGCGGGGCGGAATCGTGTTGCTGAGTTCGCTGGTGGCGTTTCAGGGCGTACCGTATTCGGCCAATTACGCGGCCACAAAAGCCTACGTGCAGTCGCTGGCCGAGGGGTTGGCGCGGGAACTGCAACCCAGTGGCGTGTCGGTACTGGCGGCAGCACCCGGACCGGTGAAAAGTGGTTTCGGGGATCGGGCCAACATGCGTATGAACATGGCGCTGACTCCGCAACAGGTGGGCATACCGATTCTGCGGGCATTGGGTCGGCAAACGACCGTGCTACCCGGCCTTCTGACCAAACTGCTCACCTATTCGCTTCGTACGGTGCCCCGCTGGGCCAAAATCAGAATTATGGAGCAGGTTATGGGTGGCATGACTCAACACCAACGTACCTCCGTCTAA
- a CDS encoding Protein of unknown function DUF2147 (PFAM: Protein of unknown function DUF2147~KEGG: gur:Gura_3442 hypothetical protein): MKTQLTTYLLVLTLAVSGYAQTNPSAILGEWLSPKKDSRIFIYKQGAAYFGKIMWGTGGSAKDEKNPNPALRSRDLIGAVILNDFTFDGSDTWQNGTIYDPRDGKTYSCKMTLKDPAHLNIRGYVGVSLFGRTEVWTKEN; the protein is encoded by the coding sequence ATGAAAACACAACTCACCACTTACCTGCTCGTATTGACGCTTGCCGTTAGTGGCTACGCGCAAACTAACCCATCGGCTATTCTGGGCGAATGGCTATCGCCCAAAAAGGACAGCCGCATCTTCATCTACAAGCAAGGTGCGGCCTATTTCGGCAAAATCATGTGGGGTACGGGCGGGTCGGCTAAAGACGAAAAGAACCCCAATCCGGCCCTCCGCAGCCGCGACCTCATCGGTGCCGTGATCCTCAATGATTTTACGTTCGATGGCAGCGACACCTGGCAGAACGGCACCATCTACGATCCCCGCGACGGCAAAACGTATTCCTGCAAAATGACCCTGAAAGACCCGGCCCACCTCAACATTCGTGGGTACGTCGGCGTATCGCTCTTTGGCCGAACCGAGGTCTGGACGAAAGAAAATTAA
- a CDS encoding RagB/SusD domain protein (PFAM: RagB/SusD domain protein), with protein sequence MKARYLTILVALGLLTTACEKDYLETAPTASIDAGAAYSTTKNAASAINGIYRAMVVRYLGSQGHFGHPAMMIIIDALGEDLLLSNTSNNWHLAEQRWQAHRSETSVGDQLPYELYYRVIGNANIGIASIDNAAGTQPERNQVKGEALALRAFSYFNLVQLYGKRYDAAAKPNSQLGVPLVLTPTTEGLPRATVEEVYTQVNKDLADAATLLTSTRSFKSHINLEVIKGLQARVALTQQNWADAAKFAAEARKGFSLMSIAQYQEGFSDIGNPEWMWGFDHVEDQSEFFGAFHSYMSSNYNSTNIRVTPKAINSLLYDQIPATDVRSKMWVKAPTTANSIVPTGGVRVPYMNQKFRLPGTPSTSAMGDIPYMRVAEMYLIEAEAQARLGNATAAASTLFDLVSKRDPSYKLSTSTGAALLNEILFQRRIELWGEGFRFTDLKRMNMALNRNGTTNTNSAVVVLFDVAPGDVQWEFLIPRRELNANKAVVQNPL encoded by the coding sequence ATGAAAGCAAGATATCTAACTATACTAGTAGCGCTGGGCCTGCTGACAACAGCCTGCGAAAAAGACTATCTGGAAACGGCACCCACCGCCAGTATCGATGCCGGGGCGGCCTATTCCACCACGAAAAATGCCGCCAGCGCCATCAACGGTATTTACCGGGCCATGGTTGTCCGGTACCTGGGCTCGCAGGGGCACTTTGGTCATCCGGCCATGATGATCATCATCGACGCACTGGGTGAAGATCTGCTTCTGAGCAATACCTCAAATAACTGGCACCTTGCCGAACAGCGCTGGCAGGCTCACCGCTCGGAAACATCGGTCGGCGATCAACTGCCTTATGAGTTGTATTATCGGGTAATCGGTAATGCGAACATCGGTATTGCCAGTATCGACAATGCCGCAGGCACTCAGCCGGAGCGTAATCAGGTTAAAGGAGAAGCGCTGGCGTTACGGGCATTCTCGTATTTCAATCTGGTACAACTTTACGGGAAGCGGTACGATGCTGCGGCCAAACCCAATAGCCAACTGGGCGTACCGCTGGTGCTGACGCCCACCACTGAAGGACTGCCACGGGCCACCGTTGAAGAAGTATATACGCAGGTAAACAAGGATCTTGCCGATGCGGCTACGCTGCTTACCTCAACCCGTTCGTTCAAATCGCACATCAATCTGGAGGTGATCAAAGGCTTGCAGGCGCGGGTAGCCCTGACGCAGCAGAACTGGGCCGATGCCGCAAAATTTGCCGCCGAAGCCCGCAAAGGCTTCTCGCTGATGAGTATTGCCCAGTATCAGGAAGGCTTCTCAGACATAGGTAATCCGGAGTGGATGTGGGGGTTCGATCACGTCGAAGATCAGTCGGAGTTTTTTGGTGCGTTTCACTCCTACATGTCCAGCAACTATAATTCTACCAACATCCGGGTAACGCCGAAGGCCATCAACAGCCTGTTGTACGACCAGATTCCGGCTACGGACGTGCGGTCGAAGATGTGGGTTAAAGCGCCAACGACGGCTAATTCAATTGTGCCAACGGGTGGTGTACGAGTTCCCTATATGAACCAGAAGTTCCGGCTACCGGGTACGCCCTCCACCAGTGCCATGGGCGATATTCCGTACATGCGGGTGGCGGAAATGTATCTGATCGAAGCCGAAGCGCAGGCACGGCTGGGCAATGCTACGGCAGCCGCCAGCACCTTGTTCGACCTGGTCAGCAAGCGCGATCCATCGTATAAGTTATCGACCAGTACGGGTGCCGCGCTGCTTAACGAGATTCTGTTCCAGCGTCGTATTGAACTGTGGGGCGAAGGCTTCCGGTTCACGGATCTGAAGCGCATGAACATGGCCCTCAACCGGAACGGCACGACCAATACCAATTCGGCCGTAGTCGTGCTATTCGACGTAGCTCCCGGCGATGTTCAGTGGGAGTTCCTGATTCCCCGCCGGGAATTGAACGCCAATAAGGCGGTCGTGCAAAACCCGCTATAA
- a CDS encoding TonB-dependent receptor plug (PFAM: TonB-dependent receptor plug; TonB-dependent receptor~KEGG: mxa:MXAN_4746 TonB-dependent receptor): protein MGKFILGSWLLALLSCLPALAQDFTVSGRVTSSEDGGGLPGVSVQLKGTTRGTTTDAEGNYRLSAPATGRLVFSFIGYASQEIAIGNKSTIAVNMVPDAANLDEVIVTTFGTAKRASFTGSAGTLSTTQIQNRGVSNVAQALSGAVSGVQTTAGSGQPGSAPEIRIRGFGSISSGNDPLYVVDGIPYSGNIANINPSDIESVSVLKDAASTALYGARAANGVVVVTTKKGLKDRSTINVRYTQGFSSRGLPEYDRVGVGEYYPLMWETYRNSIAYRATNPVALATANADATNRLVSLVGYNVYNVPGNQLVNTDGQFNQNAQLLFSPDDLNWEKPITRQGNRRELNVSFAGGQKNSDYFVSLGYLNDKGYLIRSDFERFTGRININSQMKPWFRVGANLSTTISKSNQADADGSTNFVNPFFFSRNIGPIYPVYAYDPTNVGQFLTLPNGQRRWDYGNLTSLGLPARPQFGGRHSVAETLLNQNFLRRNVLGARGFAEVSFLKDFKFSVNVGTDITNTNVFTYGNPEVGDGAPAGRANHQFQNITSFNLNQLLNYNKSFGKNTFDVLLGHENFSINDNNLEGSRSQQIVDGNYELGNFTTTTFLSSVYNTRRVEGYFSRINYDYDQKYFLSASVRRDGSSKFYRDSRWGTFYSVSGAWRIDQEDFLRSIPTINSLKLRASYGQTGNDGGGNTAAFAQDNTISYYAWQPLFGLGSWNNASEAGILQTSLGNQNLAWESSNSFDAALEFSLFKGRVSGTVEYFDRRSSNLIFAVPLPLSDGISTVTRNIGTMYNRGMEIELGIEPIRTKDFTWRIDLNATRVKNRITKMPDENPEIIDGTKKLAVGRSIYDYWLREYMGVNPTTGEAQYRAANYVASNSRITEGGDTLTTSVNNARYHYNGSSIPTVSGGFTNTFRYKGITLSALTVYQLGGKTYDGAYAALMSSGGYGSAKSVDILNRWRNPGDITNVPRMDAGRTSDFDAASDRWLTNASYLNLRTVTLSYALPATLSRRAFLENAQVYITGENFLILSHRKGMNVQQTFTGVTSNVFSPAKSIILGVSFTL, encoded by the coding sequence ATGGGAAAATTTATATTGGGCAGTTGGCTTCTGGCCCTTCTTTCCTGCTTACCCGCTCTGGCGCAGGATTTTACGGTGAGTGGCCGGGTAACATCCTCCGAAGACGGGGGCGGGCTGCCCGGCGTAAGCGTCCAGCTTAAAGGAACAACGCGCGGCACCACCACCGACGCCGAAGGCAACTATCGGTTAAGCGCGCCCGCTACGGGCCGGTTGGTATTCAGCTTCATTGGCTATGCGTCTCAGGAGATTGCCATAGGTAACAAATCGACCATCGCGGTGAACATGGTGCCCGATGCTGCTAATCTGGATGAGGTCATCGTAACCACCTTTGGTACGGCAAAACGGGCATCCTTTACGGGTTCGGCAGGGACGCTGTCAACAACACAGATTCAGAATCGTGGCGTCAGTAACGTGGCACAGGCACTTTCGGGTGCGGTGTCGGGCGTTCAGACAACGGCCGGCAGCGGTCAGCCGGGCTCCGCTCCCGAAATTCGTATTCGGGGCTTCGGCTCGATCTCGTCGGGAAATGACCCGCTGTATGTGGTAGACGGCATTCCGTATTCGGGCAATATTGCCAACATCAACCCCAGCGACATCGAAAGCGTGTCGGTGCTGAAAGATGCGGCCTCAACCGCCCTGTACGGTGCACGGGCGGCAAATGGTGTGGTGGTTGTAACCACAAAAAAAGGGCTGAAAGACCGGAGTACCATCAACGTGCGTTATACGCAGGGCTTTAGTAGCCGGGGGCTGCCCGAATACGACCGGGTTGGCGTTGGCGAGTACTACCCGCTGATGTGGGAAACCTACCGGAACAGCATTGCCTACCGGGCCACCAACCCCGTAGCCCTGGCAACGGCAAACGCCGATGCCACAAACCGACTGGTTAGTCTGGTCGGCTACAACGTATACAACGTGCCCGGCAATCAGTTGGTTAATACCGACGGGCAGTTCAACCAAAACGCCCAGCTTCTGTTTTCGCCCGACGATCTGAACTGGGAGAAGCCGATTACGCGTCAGGGGAACCGGCGTGAACTGAACGTAAGCTTCGCTGGCGGGCAGAAAAACTCCGACTATTTTGTGTCTTTGGGCTACCTCAACGACAAAGGGTATCTGATCCGTTCCGACTTCGAGCGGTTTACGGGCCGGATCAACATCAACTCCCAGATGAAACCCTGGTTTCGGGTGGGGGCTAACCTGTCGACGACCATCTCGAAGTCCAACCAGGCGGATGCCGATGGCAGCACCAATTTCGTGAACCCGTTCTTTTTCTCACGGAATATTGGTCCTATCTATCCTGTGTATGCCTACGACCCAACTAATGTCGGCCAGTTTTTGACGCTGCCGAACGGTCAGCGACGGTGGGATTACGGGAACCTGACGTCCCTGGGCTTACCGGCCCGGCCCCAGTTTGGTGGTCGCCATTCGGTTGCGGAGACGTTGCTGAACCAGAACTTCCTGCGCCGTAACGTACTGGGCGCACGGGGTTTCGCCGAAGTTTCGTTCCTGAAAGATTTCAAGTTTTCGGTGAACGTAGGTACGGACATTACTAATACGAATGTGTTCACCTATGGCAACCCCGAAGTGGGTGACGGCGCTCCGGCGGGCCGTGCGAACCACCAGTTTCAGAACATCACCAGCTTCAACCTCAACCAGCTACTGAACTACAATAAGTCGTTCGGGAAAAATACGTTCGATGTGCTGCTGGGCCACGAGAACTTCAGCATCAACGACAACAACCTGGAAGGCTCGCGTTCGCAGCAGATTGTGGACGGTAACTACGAGTTAGGCAACTTCACGACCACAACCTTTCTGTCGTCGGTGTACAACACGCGTCGGGTAGAAGGCTATTTCTCCCGTATCAACTACGACTACGACCAGAAATACTTCCTCTCTGCTTCGGTTCGGCGCGATGGCTCCAGTAAGTTCTATCGGGATTCCCGCTGGGGTACGTTCTACTCCGTGAGTGGTGCATGGCGTATCGACCAGGAAGATTTTCTGCGGTCTATTCCAACCATCAACTCCCTGAAACTACGGGCTTCGTATGGCCAGACCGGTAATGATGGCGGAGGAAATACGGCGGCTTTTGCTCAGGACAATACCATCAGTTACTACGCCTGGCAGCCGCTGTTCGGCTTAGGGAGCTGGAACAACGCATCGGAAGCGGGTATTCTGCAAACGAGCCTTGGCAACCAGAACCTGGCCTGGGAATCGAGCAACTCCTTCGATGCCGCGCTGGAGTTCAGCCTGTTCAAAGGGCGCGTTTCCGGTACGGTTGAGTACTTCGACCGCCGGTCGTCCAACCTGATCTTCGCCGTACCCTTGCCCCTATCGGATGGTATTTCGACGGTTACCCGAAATATCGGCACGATGTACAACCGGGGTATGGAGATTGAACTGGGCATTGAACCCATCCGAACGAAGGACTTCACCTGGCGCATCGACCTGAACGCCACCCGCGTGAAAAACCGGATTACGAAGATGCCCGATGAGAATCCCGAAATTATTGATGGCACGAAGAAACTGGCCGTTGGCCGGTCTATCTACGACTACTGGCTCCGCGAATACATGGGCGTGAACCCCACAACGGGCGAAGCACAATACAGGGCGGCAAACTATGTAGCATCGAACTCCCGCATTACCGAAGGCGGTGATACGCTGACAACCAGCGTCAACAATGCGCGCTACCATTACAATGGCTCGTCTATCCCCACGGTGTCGGGTGGATTTACGAATACCTTCCGCTACAAAGGCATTACCCTGTCGGCGCTGACCGTATATCAGTTAGGCGGTAAAACCTACGACGGAGCCTACGCAGCCCTGATGAGTTCGGGCGGGTATGGCAGCGCCAAATCCGTCGATATTCTGAACCGGTGGCGGAACCCCGGCGACATCACCAATGTGCCCCGTATGGATGCTGGACGCACGTCGGATTTTGATGCCGCATCGGACCGCTGGCTCACGAATGCCAGCTACCTGAACCTGCGTACGGTAACGCTTTCGTACGCGCTGCCCGCTACCTTGTCGCGCAGAGCCTTCCTGGAGAATGCACAGGTGTACATCACTGGCGAGAACTTCCTTATCCTGTCTCACCGGAAAGGGATGAACGTTCAGCAAACCTTCACGGGGGTAACCAGCAACGTATTCAGCCCAGCCAAAAGCATTATTCTGGGTGTTTCATTTACGCTTTAA
- a CDS encoding conserved hypothetical protein (KEGG: scl:sce6783 hypothetical protein), which yields MKPFLQQLNQVNPPLYAFGWVCLLGAGLCLALTQLTHTQVMGVNAWYKPMKFCLSITLLVWTMGWYGQYLGRSEAMVAYSWGMIGLLGFEIIYIVFQAGRGQLSHFNLSSPLYSALYSLMAVAATGASLWTGYIGLLLYRADLSVLPRAYVWGIYWGIGLFVLFSMQGFAMGGRLTHTIGGPDGSPGLPIVNWSRRYGDLRIAHFLGMHALQVLPLLGFYVLRSSRWLVVVSLCYALLTAAVFWQALRGKPLLPRVNSSDQSPPNRLTSG from the coding sequence ATGAAACCATTCTTACAACAACTGAATCAGGTAAATCCGCCCCTGTATGCGTTCGGGTGGGTCTGCTTGCTGGGGGCAGGGCTGTGCCTGGCGCTAACCCAGCTGACCCATACGCAGGTAATGGGCGTGAATGCGTGGTACAAGCCGATGAAATTCTGCCTGTCGATAACGCTGCTGGTGTGGACCATGGGCTGGTACGGGCAGTATCTGGGCCGGTCGGAGGCCATGGTGGCCTATTCGTGGGGAATGATCGGGCTGCTGGGCTTCGAGATTATCTACATTGTATTCCAGGCGGGCCGGGGGCAGTTGTCGCACTTCAACCTGAGCAGCCCCTTGTACTCTGCCCTGTATAGCCTGATGGCCGTAGCCGCCACAGGCGCGTCGCTCTGGACGGGCTACATCGGCCTCTTGTTATATCGTGCCGACCTCTCGGTCCTGCCCCGTGCGTACGTCTGGGGCATTTATTGGGGAATTGGGCTATTCGTACTCTTTTCAATGCAAGGCTTCGCGATGGGCGGTCGGCTGACACACACCATTGGCGGACCGGATGGTAGCCCCGGTCTGCCCATCGTAAACTGGAGCCGACGCTACGGCGACCTGCGTATCGCCCACTTTTTGGGGATGCACGCCTTGCAGGTGCTGCCCCTGCTGGGCTTTTACGTGCTCAGGAGCAGTCGGTGGCTTGTGGTGGTGAGCCTCTGCTACGCCCTGCTTACCGCAGCCGTGTTTTGGCAGGCTCTTCGGGGGAAACCTCTGCTGCCCCGCGTCAACTCGTCGGATCAGTCACCTCCTAACCGCCTGACATCCGGGTAA